The Quercus robur chromosome 7, dhQueRobu3.1, whole genome shotgun sequence genome has a segment encoding these proteins:
- the LOC126693387 gene encoding microtubule-associated protein 70-2-like isoform X4, with the protein MNEERKTLEREVARAKFTANHVATAVANEWKDANDKVMPVKQWLEERNFFQEKCNSFCDKLAVAERTAKAEAQLKEKYQMRFKVLEERLKTSNSNSRFASEGRTISNGSSRRQSLDGEENFSKSSSNGYLSKRTSNSHYGLLRSNSASTLLKHGNISKISFDGGSRSLYRDKLIPDASGKDNVPTNTCDQNLISETNGGHMESANGTPIGNTKPEHEDYVLWSI; encoded by the exons ATGAAT GAGGAGAGAAAAACTTTAGAACGGGAAGTGGCTCGTGCAAAGTTTACTGCAAATCATGTTGCCACTGCAGTTGCAAATGAGTGGAAAGATGCCAATGACAAAGTGATGCCTGTTAAGCAATGGCttgaggaaagaaatttttttcag GAGAAATGCAACAGCTTTTGTGATAAACTGGCAGTAGCTGAACGCACTGCAAAGGCAGAAGCGCAGCTTAAA GAAAAATACCAAATGCGATTCAAGGTTTTGGAGGAAAGGCTTAAAACATCTAATAGCAACTCTCGCTTTGCCTCAGAAGGGAGAACCATAAGCAATGGATCTTCAAGGCGCCAGTCTCTTGATGGAGAAGAGAATTTCTCAAAGTCATCCTCCAATGGGTATCTATCAAAGAGAACTTCAAATTCACATTATGGGCTTCTCAGATCAAACAGTGCTAGCACATTATTAAAGCATGGTAATATCTCAAAGATATCATTTGATGGTGGTAGTAGATCACTGTATAGAGATAAGCTGATACCAGATGCAAGTGGGAAAGATAATGTGCCCACCAATACCTGTGATCAGAACCTAATTAGCGAAACAAATGGTGGTCACATGGAGAGTGCAAATGGAACTCCAATTGGAAACACCAAACCAGAACATGAAGATTATGTTCTATGGTCTATTTAG
- the LOC126693387 gene encoding uncharacterized protein LOC126693387 isoform X2 — MEAEMMNLDFSKEAESLPSESDLLPGPSERYKLYILFLHVYSPVMYTLYEVDMPLHPPPLSAVQDDKIRNPRPLTRILQLKTGKYADDMCCVQLGSMLYFLGGENLDIDDPYIDEDVKKELAVRDLFPKDVYCFELANDHNYRELKASTAMNCGKASPLAFVADEKIYVIGCSRWDSDENFAYFEMFDPKVDNWIILPNPPPLIRNVNTLWVGHVVVGRKALFTALLPHETERLYCFDLDTHKWANTSIPDYLGHFSGDTQFVGRRLYGFQYEKVAALVPLEEEEEEKEEEVEEEEEEEEAEDKELQQLFKHHRLHQVSEEMGMDAIFNVPPQVQYSASLLHLGKMYFCYVRTGMPPHPDPNFGNGFVTGNDKKRFISTVIFQAVRETYEKNGTRFSKANFLHSEHYEVNTPFPNRGFLQGCYVLGSGYPESSKQISV; from the exons ATGGAAGCCGAGATGATGAATTTGGATTTTTCAAAGGAAGCCGAGTCACTGCCATCTGAATCTGATTTACTGCCGGGGCCATCAGAAAGGTACAAACTCTACATTTTATTCTTGCACGTATATAGCCCAGTCATGTATACCTTGTATGAGGTTGACATGCCTCTCCATCCTCCACCATTGAGTGCAGTACAAGACGATAAAATACGGAATCCAAGGCCGCTTACCCGAATCCTCCAACTTAAAACCGGCAAATACGCTGATGATATGTGTTGTGTTCAATTGGGCTCCATGTTGTATTTTTTGGGTGGTGAAAATTTGGATATCGATGACCCATACATTGATGAAGATGTAAAGAAGGAGCTCGCTGTTCGGGATCTTTTTCCGAAAGACGTCTATTGTTTTGAGCTAGCCAATGACCACAACTACCGTGAACTGAAAGCCAGTACTGCGATGAACTGTGGGAAGGCCAGCCCCCTGGCCTTTGTGGCCGATGAGAAGATTTACGTGATTGGATGCAGCCGCTGGGACTCAGATGAAAACTTTGCTTACTTTGAGATGTTTGATCCTAAAGTTGATAACTGGATCATCCTGCCAAATCCTCCTCCCCTGATAAGGAACGTGAACACTCTATGGGTGGGGCATGTTGTTGTGGGAAGAAAGGCTCTCTTTACAGCCTTGCTGCCGCACGAAACAGAGCGCCTATATTGTTTTGATCTCGACACACATAAATGGGCAAACACAAGCATCCCTGACTATCTTGGTCATTTCTCCGGCGACACTCAGTTTGTAGGGCGTAGGCTTTATGGATTTCAATACGAAAAGGTAGCTGCATTAGTCccattagaagaagaagaagaagaaaaggaggaggaggtggaggaggaggaggaggaagaggaagcAGAAGATAAGGAGCTTCAACAATTGTTTAAGCATCACCGCCTTCATCAAGTCTCAGAGGAGATGGGTATGGATGCTATTTTTAATGTTCCTCCGCAGGTGCAATACTCAGCAAGCCTGCTTCACTTGGGAAAGATGTACTTTTGTTATGTGAGGACTGGCATGCCCCCTCATCCGGATCCGAATTTTGGCAATGGTTTCGTTACAGGAAACGACAAAAAACGTTTCATTAGCACTGTAATTTTTCAAGCCGTCAGGGAGACATACGAAAAAAATGGCACTAGATTTTCCAAGGCAAATTTCCTTCATTCGGAGCACTATGAAGTTAATACCCCCTTCCCAAATCGAGGTTTCCTCCAAGGCTGCTATGTTCTTGGCTCG GGATACCCAGAGTCGAGTAAACAGATCAGCGTCTAA
- the LOC126693387 gene encoding uncharacterized protein LOC126693387 isoform X1 — MEAEMMNLDFSKEAESLPSESDLLPGPSERYKLYILFLHVYSPVMYTLYEVDMPLHPPPLSAVQDDKIRNPRPLTRILQLKTGKYADDMCCVQLGSMLYFLGGENLDIDDPYIDEDVKKELAVRDLFPKDVYCFELANDHNYRELKASTAMNCGKASPLAFVADEKIYVIGCSRWDSDENFAYFEMFDPKVDNWIILPNPPPLIRNVNTLWVGHVVVGRKALFTALLPHETERLYCFDLDTHKWANTSIPDYLGHFSGDTQFVGRRLYGFQYEKVAALVPLEEEEEEKEEEVEEEEEEEEAEDKELQQLFKHHRLHQVSEEMGMDAIFNVPPQVQYSASLLHLGKMYFCYVRTGMPPHPDPNFGNGFVTGNDKKRFISTVIFQAVRETYEKNGTRFSKANFLHSEHYEVNTPFPNRGFLQGCYVLGSEENKILDKMHQQKVAEVEKLTQTVREL, encoded by the exons ATGGAAGCCGAGATGATGAATTTGGATTTTTCAAAGGAAGCCGAGTCACTGCCATCTGAATCTGATTTACTGCCGGGGCCATCAGAAAGGTACAAACTCTACATTTTATTCTTGCACGTATATAGCCCAGTCATGTATACCTTGTATGAGGTTGACATGCCTCTCCATCCTCCACCATTGAGTGCAGTACAAGACGATAAAATACGGAATCCAAGGCCGCTTACCCGAATCCTCCAACTTAAAACCGGCAAATACGCTGATGATATGTGTTGTGTTCAATTGGGCTCCATGTTGTATTTTTTGGGTGGTGAAAATTTGGATATCGATGACCCATACATTGATGAAGATGTAAAGAAGGAGCTCGCTGTTCGGGATCTTTTTCCGAAAGACGTCTATTGTTTTGAGCTAGCCAATGACCACAACTACCGTGAACTGAAAGCCAGTACTGCGATGAACTGTGGGAAGGCCAGCCCCCTGGCCTTTGTGGCCGATGAGAAGATTTACGTGATTGGATGCAGCCGCTGGGACTCAGATGAAAACTTTGCTTACTTTGAGATGTTTGATCCTAAAGTTGATAACTGGATCATCCTGCCAAATCCTCCTCCCCTGATAAGGAACGTGAACACTCTATGGGTGGGGCATGTTGTTGTGGGAAGAAAGGCTCTCTTTACAGCCTTGCTGCCGCACGAAACAGAGCGCCTATATTGTTTTGATCTCGACACACATAAATGGGCAAACACAAGCATCCCTGACTATCTTGGTCATTTCTCCGGCGACACTCAGTTTGTAGGGCGTAGGCTTTATGGATTTCAATACGAAAAGGTAGCTGCATTAGTCccattagaagaagaagaagaagaaaaggaggaggaggtggaggaggaggaggaggaagaggaagcAGAAGATAAGGAGCTTCAACAATTGTTTAAGCATCACCGCCTTCATCAAGTCTCAGAGGAGATGGGTATGGATGCTATTTTTAATGTTCCTCCGCAGGTGCAATACTCAGCAAGCCTGCTTCACTTGGGAAAGATGTACTTTTGTTATGTGAGGACTGGCATGCCCCCTCATCCGGATCCGAATTTTGGCAATGGTTTCGTTACAGGAAACGACAAAAAACGTTTCATTAGCACTGTAATTTTTCAAGCCGTCAGGGAGACATACGAAAAAAATGGCACTAGATTTTCCAAGGCAAATTTCCTTCATTCGGAGCACTATGAAGTTAATACCCCCTTCCCAAATCGAGGTTTCCTCCAAGGCTGCTATGTTCTTGGCTCG GAGGAGAACAAAATCCTGGACAAAATGCATCAGCAGAAGGTTGCAGAGGTTGAAAAGCTAACCCAAACTGTTCGTGAGCTTTGA
- the LOC126693387 gene encoding uncharacterized protein LOC126693387 isoform X3 translates to MCCVQLGSMLYFLGGENLDIDDPYIDEDVKKELAVRDLFPKDVYCFELANDHNYRELKASTAMNCGKASPLAFVADEKIYVIGCSRWDSDENFAYFEMFDPKVDNWIILPNPPPLIRNVNTLWVGHVVVGRKALFTALLPHETERLYCFDLDTHKWANTSIPDYLGHFSGDTQFVGRRLYGFQYEKVAALVPLEEEEEEKEEEVEEEEEEEEAEDKELQQLFKHHRLHQVSEEMGMDAIFNVPPQVQYSASLLHLGKMYFCYVRTGMPPHPDPNFGNGFVTGNDKKRFISTVIFQAVRETYEKNGTRFSKANFLHSEHYEVNTPFPNRGFLQGCYVLGSEENKILDKMHQQKVAEVEKLTQTVREL, encoded by the exons ATGTGTTGTGTTCAATTGGGCTCCATGTTGTATTTTTTGGGTGGTGAAAATTTGGATATCGATGACCCATACATTGATGAAGATGTAAAGAAGGAGCTCGCTGTTCGGGATCTTTTTCCGAAAGACGTCTATTGTTTTGAGCTAGCCAATGACCACAACTACCGTGAACTGAAAGCCAGTACTGCGATGAACTGTGGGAAGGCCAGCCCCCTGGCCTTTGTGGCCGATGAGAAGATTTACGTGATTGGATGCAGCCGCTGGGACTCAGATGAAAACTTTGCTTACTTTGAGATGTTTGATCCTAAAGTTGATAACTGGATCATCCTGCCAAATCCTCCTCCCCTGATAAGGAACGTGAACACTCTATGGGTGGGGCATGTTGTTGTGGGAAGAAAGGCTCTCTTTACAGCCTTGCTGCCGCACGAAACAGAGCGCCTATATTGTTTTGATCTCGACACACATAAATGGGCAAACACAAGCATCCCTGACTATCTTGGTCATTTCTCCGGCGACACTCAGTTTGTAGGGCGTAGGCTTTATGGATTTCAATACGAAAAGGTAGCTGCATTAGTCccattagaagaagaagaagaagaaaaggaggaggaggtggaggaggaggaggaggaagaggaagcAGAAGATAAGGAGCTTCAACAATTGTTTAAGCATCACCGCCTTCATCAAGTCTCAGAGGAGATGGGTATGGATGCTATTTTTAATGTTCCTCCGCAGGTGCAATACTCAGCAAGCCTGCTTCACTTGGGAAAGATGTACTTTTGTTATGTGAGGACTGGCATGCCCCCTCATCCGGATCCGAATTTTGGCAATGGTTTCGTTACAGGAAACGACAAAAAACGTTTCATTAGCACTGTAATTTTTCAAGCCGTCAGGGAGACATACGAAAAAAATGGCACTAGATTTTCCAAGGCAAATTTCCTTCATTCGGAGCACTATGAAGTTAATACCCCCTTCCCAAATCGAGGTTTCCTCCAAGGCTGCTATGTTCTTGGCTCG GAGGAGAACAAAATCCTGGACAAAATGCATCAGCAGAAGGTTGCAGAGGTTGAAAAGCTAACCCAAACTGTTCGTGAGCTTTGA